From Synergistaceae bacterium, the proteins below share one genomic window:
- a CDS encoding DnaJ domain-containing protein, whose translation MLQYKDYYKILGVSRDAKTDEIRKAYRKLAKQYHPDINKQAGAEDKYKEINEAYEVLKDKDKRAKYDALGMNWQQGQDFTPPPGWESSGGYQRVEFGGDFSDFFQTLFGGGAGFGGLGDIFGHSSSHGRPMTRDSEADLTLSLSDIIRGGTYKLRIGTRTMNVNLPKGITDGTKLTLRGKSERGGDLHLTIHIAPEAGYEIQSGGYDITREITVPVYDAVLGKDISVDGLSGELVVKMPPGIQDGQKLRLRGKGLPRRDGSSGDMYVRVKIEIPRHITERQRELWRKIADEG comes from the coding sequence ATGTTGCAGTATAAAGACTACTATAAAATTCTGGGAGTATCGCGGGACGCAAAGACAGACGAAATCCGCAAGGCATACAGAAAACTTGCCAAGCAGTATCATCCCGACATAAACAAGCAGGCCGGGGCAGAGGATAAATACAAAGAGATTAACGAGGCATACGAGGTACTGAAGGACAAAGACAAGCGGGCGAAATATGACGCTCTCGGAATGAACTGGCAGCAGGGGCAGGATTTCACGCCTCCGCCGGGCTGGGAGTCATCAGGAGGGTATCAGCGTGTAGAATTTGGCGGCGACTTCAGCGACTTCTTTCAGACATTGTTCGGGGGCGGTGCGGGCTTTGGCGGGCTTGGCGATATTTTCGGGCATTCGTCCTCGCATGGCCGTCCAATGACACGCGACTCCGAGGCTGATTTGACGCTCTCGCTTTCGGACATTATTCGCGGGGGAACATACAAGCTCAGGATCGGAACTCGGACAATGAATGTCAATCTGCCCAAAGGAATAACCGACGGCACAAAGCTGACACTGCGCGGAAAGTCTGAGAGGGGCGGAGATTTGCACCTGACTATACATATAGCACCTGAAGCGGGGTATGAGATTCAGTCGGGCGGCTATGACATTACGCGGGAAATTACTGTCCCGGTTTATGACGCGGTATTGGGCAAAGATATATCTGTTGACGGTCTGAGCGGGGAACTTGTCGTAAAGATGCCTCCCGGGATACAGGACGGGCAAAAGCTAAGGCTAAGGGGCAAAGGTCTTCCCAGACGGGACGGCTCAAGCGGGGACATGTATGTGCGTGTGAAAATAGAAATCCCGCGGCATATTACCGAACGTCAGCGCGAATTGTGGCGAAAGATAGCG